One genomic region from Populus nigra chromosome 8, ddPopNigr1.1, whole genome shotgun sequence encodes:
- the LOC133702337 gene encoding GDSL esterase/lipase 1-like: protein MANSSRSSFHLLLVYTSLVIPSSCYSQRPSSPSDHVAMFIFGDSLFDAGNNNYLKSAVGRANFWPYGGTFFKHPTGRFSDGRIIPDFIAEYLNLPLIPPYLQPGNHRYLAGVNFASAGAGALAETYKGFVIDLKTQLSYFRKVKQQLREERGDTETKTFLSKAIYLISIGSNDYVEPFSTNFSAFHSSSKKDYVGMVVGNLTTVVKEIYKNGGRKFGFLNVEPMGCCPYARAALQNNTRGCVDELTVLAKLHNRALTKALEELMGQLKGFKYSNFDFHASLSERINNPSKYGFKEGKVACCGTGPYRGILSCGGKRTIKEYQLCDDASEHLFFDGSHPTEKANYQFAKLMWKGSPSVTGPCNLQTLVQE from the exons ATGGCTAATTCATCAAGGTCCAGTTTTCATTTGTTGCTCGTATACACGAGCCTTGTCATCCCTTCAAGTTGCTATAGTCAGCGTCCATCGTCTCCAAGTGACCATGTAGCGATGTTCATCTTCGGAGATTCACTGTTTGATGCTGGTAACAACAACTACCTAAAGAGTGCTGTTGGGCGAGCAAATTTCTGGCCATACGGTGGGACATTCTTTAAGCATCCTACTGGGAGATTTTCCGATGGTAGAATAATTCCTGATTTTATCG CTGAGTATCTAAACTTGCCATTAATTCCACCATATCTACAACCTGGAAACCATCGGTATCTAGCTGGGGTCAACTTTGCATCAGCAGGAGCTGGTGCTTTGGCAGAAACTTACAAGGGATTT GTAATAGACCTTAAAACTCAGCTAAGTTATTTCAGGAAAGTGAAGCAGCAGCTCAGAGAAGAAAGAGGCGACACAGAAACTAAGACGTTTTTGTCTAAAGCTATTTACTTGATCAGCATAGGAAGCAATGACTACGTAGAACCTTTCTCCACAAACTTCAGTGCATTTCATTCCTCCTCCAAAAAAGATTATGTTGGGATGGTAGTTGGTAACCTGACAACTGTGGTCAAG GAAATATACAAGAACGGAGGAAGGAAATTTGGATTCCTAAATGTGGAGCCTATGGGCTGTTGTCCATACGCGAGAGCAGCTCTACAAAACAACACTCGTGGTTGCGTAGATGAACTTACAGTGCTAGCTAAACTACACAACAGAGCACTGACTAAAGCCTTGGAAGAGCTTATGGGGCAGCTAAAAGGATTCAAGTATTCAAACTTTGATTTCCATGCCTCACTAAGTGAAAGAATTAACAATCCTTCAAAATATG GTTTCAAGGAGGGTAAAGTGGCATGTTGTGGCACTGGTCCGTACAGAGGAATCCTGAGCTGTGGTGGAAAGAGAACAATAAAAGAGTACCAATTGTGTGACGATGCTAGCGAGCATTTATTCTTTGATGGTTCTCATCCAACCGAAAAGGCCAACTATCAATTTGCAAAATTAATGTGGAAGGGAAGCCCTTCTGTCACCGGGCCTTGCAATCTTCAAACATTAGTTCAGGAATAG
- the LOC133700854 gene encoding GDSL esterase/lipase 5-like, with translation MAKISQHFLYAFLLHAVLISARCQATSEHPKKHVVAFFIFGDSFLDAGNNNYINTTTLDQANFWPYGETFFKFPTGRFSDGRLAPDFIAKYANLPFIPPFLQPGIDQYYYGVNFASAGAGALVETYKGDVIDLRTQLRYYKKVEKWLRHKLGNDEAKMTISKAVYLFSIGSNDYMSPFMTNSTILKSYTDSKYVGMVIGNLTTVIKEIYKLGGRKFAFINVPPLGCLPTIRNSNGSCLKETSLLSTLHNKALSKLLRELEEQLKGFKHSHFDLNSFLEQRINHPSQYGFKEGKSACCGTGPFRGVFSCGGKRLVKQFELCENPNEYVFWDSIHLTEKAYRQLADQMWGGGVGHPHVLGPYNLMNLFQTET, from the exons ATGGCGAAGATAAGTCAACACTTCTTGTATGCTTTTCTTCTTCACGCGGTCCTCATTTCAGCAAGATGCCAAGCAACATCCGAGCATCCAAAGAAACATGTTGTTGCCTTCTTCATCTTCGGTGATTCATTTTTAGATGCCGGCAACAACAACTATATCAACACCACAACTCTTGACCAAGCAAACTTCTGGCCTTATGGAGAAACCTTCTTCAAGTTCCCCACCGGTCGTTTTTCTGACGGTCGTCTGGCACCGGATTTTATTG CCAAATATGCAAATCTTCCATTTATCCCACCTTTTCTACAACCTGGCATTGATCAATATTACTATGGAGTCAATTTTGCATCTGCCGGAGCCGGTGCTTTAGTTGAAACATATAAAGGGGAT gtGATTGATCTTAGAACACAGTTGAGATATTACAAGAAGGTGGAGAAGTGGTTGAGACATAAGCTAGGCAATGATGAAGCCAAGATGACAATATCAAAAGCTGTATACTTGTTTAGCATTGGAAGCAATGATTACATGAGCCCTTTCATGACCAATTCCACTATTCTAAAGTCATACACAGACTCCAAATACGTTGGGATGGTCATCGGCAACTTGACAACAGTGATTAAA GAGATATACAAGTTGGGGGGCAGAAAATTTGCATTTATCAATGTCCCACCACTGGGCTGTCTGCCCACAATCAGGAATAGCAACGGTAGCTGCCTGAAAGAAACTTCACTGCTTTCAACATTACACAACAAAGCTCTCTCCAAGCTCCTCCGTGAACTGGAGGAGCAATTGAAGGGTTTCAAACACTCACACTTTGACCTCAACAGCTTTCTTGAACAAAGAATCAATCATCCTTCTCAATATG GTTTCAAGGAAGGGAAATCAGCATGCTGTGGAACTGGGCCATTTCGAGGAGTTTTTAGCTGTGGAGGAAAGAGACTAGTGAAGCAGTTCGAGTTATGTGAAAATCCTAATGAATACGTGTTTTGGGACTCTATTCATCTCACTGAAAAGGCTTACAGACAGTTGGCAGATCAAATGTGGGGTGGAGGGGTTGGCCACCCTCATGTTCTTGGGCCTTATAATCTAATGAATCTATTCCAAACAGAAACTTAG